In Brassica rapa cultivar Chiifu-401-42 chromosome A06, CAAS_Brap_v3.01, whole genome shotgun sequence, a single window of DNA contains:
- the LOC103872666 gene encoding glycine-rich RNA-binding protein 6, mitochondrial: MHYMDLFSKAGNIFRQPRALQAANAMLQGNLSLTPSKLFVGGLSPTTDVDILKDVFGRFGKIVDVVVISDRETGVSKGFGFVTYDSIDAANKAMQQMNDQELDGRIIGVNPADSGGGLARRGGRGGGRGGFGRGGFGRGGYNFVR; the protein is encoded by the exons ATGCATTACATGGATTTGTTTAGTAAAGCTGGAAACATATTTAGGCAGCCTAGAGCTTTGCAGGCCGCCAACGCTATGTTACAGGGCAATCTTTCTTTGACTCCTTCCAAACTCTTTGTTGGAG GTCTGTCACCAACTACTGATGTCGATATCTTGAAAGATGTTTTTGGCAGATTTGGCAAAATCGTTGATG TGGTAGTTATTTCGGACCGTGAAACTGGTGTATCGAAGGGATTTGGTTTCGTGACATACGATTCAATTGATGCTGCTAATAAGGCAATGCAACAGATGAATGATCAG GAACTTGATGGGAGAATAATTGGAGTGAACCCAGCCGATTCAGGAGGTGGTTTAGCAAGACGGGGAGGTCGTGGTGGTGGCCGAGGTGGGTTCGGTCGTGGTGGATTTGGACGTGGAGGCTATAACTTTGTTCGTTAA
- the LOC103872665 gene encoding phosphoserine phosphatase, chloroplastic isoform X3 gives MEALTTSRVVPLRVACRKLSSVSANFSCLEFKSYPCRSGRVSVMNHPKLLRPVSSSLQPQELSALGHEGNVVPSKEILDLWRDVEAVCFDVDSTVCVDEGIDELAEFCGAGKAVSEWTARAMGGSVPFEEALAARLSLFKPSLSKVEEYLQKRPPRLSPGIEELVKKLRANKIDVYLISGGFRQMINPVASILGIPRENIFANNILFGNSGEFVGFDENEPTSRSGGKAKAVQQIRETRLYKTMAMIGDGATDLEARKPGGADLFICYAGVQLREAVAAQADWLIFKFEPLLNSLD, from the exons ATGGAAGCATTAACTACTTCCAGGGTTGTGCCACTTCGGGTTGCCTGTAGAAAGCTCTCATCAGTTTCTGCTAATTTCTCTTGCCTTGAGTTTAAAAGTTATCCTTGTAGAAGTGGGCGTGTCTCTGTCATGAACCATCCCAAATTGCTCCGTCCAGTGTCTTCTTCTCTGCAGCCGCAGGAGTTGTCAGCTTTGGGGCACGAAGGAAACGTTGTTCCTTCTAAAG AAATACTCGACCTTTGGAGAGATGTTGAAGCCGTATGCTTCGATGTGGATAGCACGGTTTGTGTGGATGAAGGTATTGATGAACTTGCTGAGTTTTGTGGAGCTGGAAAGGCTGTTTCTGAATGGACTGCCAG AGCAATGGGTGGATCTGTTCCGTTTGAAGAAGCTCTAGCCGCAAGACTTTCTTTGTTCAAGCCTTCTCTTTCCAAAGTTGAGGAATATCTCCAAAAGAGACCCCCGAG ACTGTCTCCTGGCATTGAAGAGCTAGTCAAGAAGCTCAGAGCCAATAAAATTGATGTCTATTTGATATCTGGAGGTTTTCGACAGATGATTAAT CCTGTAGCGTCGATTCTTGGCATCCCTCGAGAGAATATCTTTGCCAACAATATCCTATTTGGCAATTCCGGTGAGTTTGTGGGCTTTGATGAGAATGAACCTACATCAAGAAGTGGAGGCAAAGCCAAAGCAGTTCAACAAATACGAGAG ACTCGTCTCTACAAGACTATGGCCATGATTGGAGATGGTGCTACTGATCTCGAA GCACGTAAACCTGGTGGCGCAGATTTATTCATATGCTATGCTGGAGTTCAGCTTCGTGAAGCTGTTGCAGCACAAGCAGACTGGCTTATCTTCAAGTTTGAACCTCTCCTAAACTCGTTGGACTAA
- the LOC103872665 gene encoding phosphoserine phosphatase, chloroplastic isoform X1, translating into MAVVVVLAVILLAMVGHSSGAWCVCREGLSEAMLQKTLDYACGAGADCGPIHQNGPCFNPNTVKSHCSYAVNSFFQKKGQSQGTCDFAGTATVSASDPTPSLMEALTTSRVVPLRVACRKLSSVSANFSCLEFKSYPCRSGRVSVMNHPKLLRPVSSSLQPQELSALGHEGNVVPSKEILDLWRDVEAVCFDVDSTVCVDEGIDELAEFCGAGKAVSEWTARAMGGSVPFEEALAARLSLFKPSLSKVEEYLQKRPPRLSPGIEELVKKLRANKIDVYLISGGFRQMINPVASILGIPRENIFANNILFGNSGEFVGFDENEPTSRSGGKAKAVQQIRETRLYKTMAMIGDGATDLEARKPGGADLFICYAGVQLREAVAAQADWLIFKFEPLLNSLD; encoded by the exons ATGgcggttgttgttgttcttgctGTGATTTTGTTGGCTATGGTTGGTCACTCAA GTGGGGCATGGTGTGTATGCAGAGAAGGTTTAAGTGAAGCAATGTTGCAGAAGACATTGGACTACGCATGTGGCGCAGGAGCTGACTGTGGACCTATTCACCAGAACGGACCTTGCTTTAATCCAAACACCGTCAAGTCTCACTGCTCCTACGCCGTCAACAGCTTCTTCCAGAAGAAAGGTCAGTCTCAGGGAACTTGTGACTTCGCCGGCACAGCCACCGTCTCAGCCTCTGATCCCA CTCCAAGTTTGATGGAAGCATTAACTACTTCCAGGGTTGTGCCACTTCGGGTTGCCTGTAGAAAGCTCTCATCAGTTTCTGCTAATTTCTCTTGCCTTGAGTTTAAAAGTTATCCTTGTAGAAGTGGGCGTGTCTCTGTCATGAACCATCCCAAATTGCTCCGTCCAGTGTCTTCTTCTCTGCAGCCGCAGGAGTTGTCAGCTTTGGGGCACGAAGGAAACGTTGTTCCTTCTAAAG AAATACTCGACCTTTGGAGAGATGTTGAAGCCGTATGCTTCGATGTGGATAGCACGGTTTGTGTGGATGAAGGTATTGATGAACTTGCTGAGTTTTGTGGAGCTGGAAAGGCTGTTTCTGAATGGACTGCCAG AGCAATGGGTGGATCTGTTCCGTTTGAAGAAGCTCTAGCCGCAAGACTTTCTTTGTTCAAGCCTTCTCTTTCCAAAGTTGAGGAATATCTCCAAAAGAGACCCCCGAG ACTGTCTCCTGGCATTGAAGAGCTAGTCAAGAAGCTCAGAGCCAATAAAATTGATGTCTATTTGATATCTGGAGGTTTTCGACAGATGATTAAT CCTGTAGCGTCGATTCTTGGCATCCCTCGAGAGAATATCTTTGCCAACAATATCCTATTTGGCAATTCCGGTGAGTTTGTGGGCTTTGATGAGAATGAACCTACATCAAGAAGTGGAGGCAAAGCCAAAGCAGTTCAACAAATACGAGAG ACTCGTCTCTACAAGACTATGGCCATGATTGGAGATGGTGCTACTGATCTCGAA GCACGTAAACCTGGTGGCGCAGATTTATTCATATGCTATGCTGGAGTTCAGCTTCGTGAAGCTGTTGCAGCACAAGCAGACTGGCTTATCTTCAAGTTTGAACCTCTCCTAAACTCGTTGGACTAA
- the LOC103872665 gene encoding phosphoserine phosphatase, chloroplastic isoform X2 — MLQKTLDYACGAGADCGPIHQNGPCFNPNTVKSHCSYAVNSFFQKKGQSQGTCDFAGTATVSASDPTPSLMEALTTSRVVPLRVACRKLSSVSANFSCLEFKSYPCRSGRVSVMNHPKLLRPVSSSLQPQELSALGHEGNVVPSKEILDLWRDVEAVCFDVDSTVCVDEGIDELAEFCGAGKAVSEWTARAMGGSVPFEEALAARLSLFKPSLSKVEEYLQKRPPRLSPGIEELVKKLRANKIDVYLISGGFRQMINPVASILGIPRENIFANNILFGNSGEFVGFDENEPTSRSGGKAKAVQQIRETRLYKTMAMIGDGATDLEARKPGGADLFICYAGVQLREAVAAQADWLIFKFEPLLNSLD, encoded by the exons ATGTTGCAGAAGACATTGGACTACGCATGTGGCGCAGGAGCTGACTGTGGACCTATTCACCAGAACGGACCTTGCTTTAATCCAAACACCGTCAAGTCTCACTGCTCCTACGCCGTCAACAGCTTCTTCCAGAAGAAAGGTCAGTCTCAGGGAACTTGTGACTTCGCCGGCACAGCCACCGTCTCAGCCTCTGATCCCA CTCCAAGTTTGATGGAAGCATTAACTACTTCCAGGGTTGTGCCACTTCGGGTTGCCTGTAGAAAGCTCTCATCAGTTTCTGCTAATTTCTCTTGCCTTGAGTTTAAAAGTTATCCTTGTAGAAGTGGGCGTGTCTCTGTCATGAACCATCCCAAATTGCTCCGTCCAGTGTCTTCTTCTCTGCAGCCGCAGGAGTTGTCAGCTTTGGGGCACGAAGGAAACGTTGTTCCTTCTAAAG AAATACTCGACCTTTGGAGAGATGTTGAAGCCGTATGCTTCGATGTGGATAGCACGGTTTGTGTGGATGAAGGTATTGATGAACTTGCTGAGTTTTGTGGAGCTGGAAAGGCTGTTTCTGAATGGACTGCCAG AGCAATGGGTGGATCTGTTCCGTTTGAAGAAGCTCTAGCCGCAAGACTTTCTTTGTTCAAGCCTTCTCTTTCCAAAGTTGAGGAATATCTCCAAAAGAGACCCCCGAG ACTGTCTCCTGGCATTGAAGAGCTAGTCAAGAAGCTCAGAGCCAATAAAATTGATGTCTATTTGATATCTGGAGGTTTTCGACAGATGATTAAT CCTGTAGCGTCGATTCTTGGCATCCCTCGAGAGAATATCTTTGCCAACAATATCCTATTTGGCAATTCCGGTGAGTTTGTGGGCTTTGATGAGAATGAACCTACATCAAGAAGTGGAGGCAAAGCCAAAGCAGTTCAACAAATACGAGAG ACTCGTCTCTACAAGACTATGGCCATGATTGGAGATGGTGCTACTGATCTCGAA GCACGTAAACCTGGTGGCGCAGATTTATTCATATGCTATGCTGGAGTTCAGCTTCGTGAAGCTGTTGCAGCACAAGCAGACTGGCTTATCTTCAAGTTTGAACCTCTCCTAAACTCGTTGGACTAA